TTCAGCTTTAGTTTTTTATTTTAGGGTTTTCTAAAACATATAAAAGCAATAAATAATCCAATACCTTCATTTTCATCTAAATTTACTTCTATCAATTTATCTATAAAATGCATATAAATGGTCTGGCCCGCTGTGTTTCATAATCGTTAGACCCTTTACACTTCAGTGTCCTAAGGAGCACTTAAATCAGGAGCATGAGCAGTGTTGCTCTCATAAAGTTCTACCAGCTGGAAAGGTCCTCATTACATCTGCTGCTGCTAATGGTTCCTCTGCATATTCAGGCACCATAATAGATCACTAAAGATCTCATGGCCAAATCCttaggaaattaaataaaattataaaataatttatgaaaaaagttttttttaaatatagttagTTCATATTATTTCTTGAATAGTTTAGGGGGGTTGTTTTCCATAGCAGAATTATGGACCTCACACAACATTGTATAATCCCATCCATGAAAGGATTTTTAGCTACCAAGAGGAtgtttttaattatgaaaaaaccccaacaccaaccctccccacccccccgcacaaaCTTCACCTGGCTTAGGCTCTTTTAGAAATGTTATACAAAGACAGAAAAGGTATCTGACAATCTCTGAAGTTAACATCTTTCCgtctcttttaaaaaacagtgtTGTCGTCTTTAGGATCTGTGCTGCTAAAGACTTTATTGcacttccaggtcattaataaaccACAGTGCTATTCATGTACTAaaaggtaaaaaataaataaatacagatatATTATGTAAAAAATATGATTGTACACATAATACATCTGAGGTATTACCAATTTAAATAAGGTTTCATACTAGTTCAAGCTTCGGTGGCTATTTAAATTCTGGAATTTGCAATAAATAGGTGAAAATGATTATGGATATAGTGTATGGATCTTTTCTGTAAACCTCTTCAGATTTAAACATAAGCACATGTCAGGCTCACTCTTATGCAAATCATTTTTCAcaataaatatggattcaaaagttgttttaaaaagtttctgcAACACTGAATAGTTTCTAGAAGGGGCTGTTGTGTATGACTGGCAATGTTAACAAGGAGTATTTCTTAATAAGTCTTTTTGTACAAAACACAGGTAAATTCGTACTTGAAAGTCTTCTATTTTTTCCAAATTATGAAAGTTTATAAATTTTGCACAAACAGCAAGAGAACTGATTGTAGCTGCAGTATTTCAAAGTGTCCATGTTCTATAAAGACCAAAAATAATTTGTCTGCTTAGAAAGCTTTTTTTAGTATTTTCTCCTTCCAGTGAAAGTTTGCTCAGTACTTcagttttaatttcagttttccttctttttttaaactttcactgTTTCCATTAGCGATGACTTAATGGCATCTTCTAAAAGCTGATTGTCTGTGAAAGGGACTGGAGTTTCTGGGACAGATTCAGACAAGCCAATTAGAGACTCCAGGAAACAGGTGCTCTGGTCTCCTGCCTGGGGAAAGCCAGGAAAATTAGGCAACTGAAACTGCAATGCTGAAAAGTTATCAAGGTTCTCATATTCCTTTAACGAGTTATAAAGAGGTCCCAAGTTATAGTCGGAAAATGACTGAAAAAGATCCAAGGAGTCAGAGGAAAGGCTGAGATCTGTGTAGCTCTTTGAGCACTGCTCTGCAGAGGATGACATGCAGCACGAAAGCCCATCACAGTGTGTATCAGCAGTGTCGTCTAGAAAACAACCAGCGTCCTGATTGGCATTTTCATCCAGGCATTCGGAGATGTTTGACAAATGGCCAGAGTAGTTTCCAGTGCCGAGTTTTTCAGCAGTTGTACCACACTGGTCTTCAATGTTAGCACTAAAGAAGTCAGCAGGATGGAAACAGCTTAAGTTGTCTTGGCAATTATTACTGTTGTCTTCGATGTCAGAATCATTGAAATGGAGTATTCTTGCCAGACCGTCGTCATCAATATCAGACTGAGACTTATCTGACGGGACACTCTCATACTGTTCTTCCGAATCCTCGCTCTGAATGGATGAAATCGAAGAGTCTGTCATATCACTACTACAGCTATTCTCCCCAACTGTCTCCAGGTCCATGTTGAACTGAAATGCTGGAGTCAGTGGGACAGCTCTTTCCTCAAACACATTTTTCCCTGCTGAACAGCCAAATTGATGGAGTCTGTCCCGAAATGATGATTCGGGTTCTACATTCCTTTCACTGCTCTGCTGgttcttttccagttccaatttCATGATGGTGTGGATGAAGTGAGTTTGCACTCTAGCCTGGTTGAATTCTATTCTTCCTTCTGTATTTCCACAGCCATCTTTCGTGCAGCCACAAGGGAACGAAGTGTGATCCATCTGCCATGGAGCAAAGAAGACAACAGTGTTAGACCTCTGAGATTCTACCTCTGCCTAGGTGCTGTTAGGTGCGGGGCCCATAAACCCCTGCATAATGTGAAAGAAAGTGACTGCAAGCTctgaaaaaaccccaaatttcAGTGATGCTGAGAAACCATCTTCATAACAGACCATACCAGCTAGTGGGTAAAAACAAACACTCTTTAGAAGAAGGATTGATCTTGGTACAACTTAAGACCAAAGGAGCTGAAAAGGTCTAATGGGTAAAGCATATACCctttcaaaggaaacctgtgtGGAAAGTTTTGGACAAATAGTATAAATAGTGATATACTGATTATATCATATGCACACGTAACAAGAGCTATCGTGATAGTCACTGGGGACTGCTCCCAGGACCCAGGCTGGTAATAAGCAGAGTTTCTACCGTTTGAAGTAAAGGAGTAACTGCCATAACTGGCACCTGCGGTAGAGTCACCCTCTgaggaccagccactagagggggatgtgTAAAACGCGCTGTACAGTAGGTTGCACACACTTCACACACTTCCATCCCCACAGCAATGACATATAATGAATTAACATTTCAAAATCCATGGAATGCATCTTGCAGAACACATTTCGAGAGGCAAGCATCTACAAGAAAAACCTGAACACAAATTCCTAAACGGAATTACACCAAGAGGGTGATACAGGCCAACTCAGTCTGAAGTTACCTACAGGCAGAAACTTGAGGTTGGCATGCCAAACTCAtctcttggggtgggggtgcttaAAAATGGAGGAGGACTCTTTGAAGATTGGGTGAAGCTATGCACGACATCACATGCTATAGACTGTCAGCCCAGCTTGTCATCACTTCAGAATTGGGATATGAACTAAGAAAAGCCAAGAAATCCAAAGGGACACGCTCAAGACCTAACATGAGACCTAGAAGCATTGTTTAAGTTTGTGGGCATGTGCCTCTGATGCAGCCCTCTGCTCTACCTGCCTGCTCGGTTTTGGCAAGCCAGTGGAACATTAAATATGCATCAGTCCTGCTTTAAGTGATCAGTATGGGAGTACGGATTTCCACACGTGGTGGATTTGCAGAAACATGCAGAACAGAAGGGCACTGGGACAT
Above is a window of Caretta caretta isolate rCarCar2 chromosome 2, rCarCar1.hap1, whole genome shotgun sequence DNA encoding:
- the CSRNP1 gene encoding cysteine/serine-rich nuclear protein 1 isoform X1, with the protein product MCDLWFYEKYRITMSGVLKRKYDELEDDATYCSSSSCSPFSSSSASSGWETDEENSQGDSKPSTALPSSFTPTSILKKTKRLKKNNVEFDQVTVFYFPRCQGFTSVPSRGGCTLGMMSKHSSSRQFTLADFSKEQENVRREKLKERLKEEKLEALKWKLTVNGTAESEEASQLTTEDISDDDVDVSSVELEDGFFLQPYPAKKRRALLKNMGVKKIDREEKRELHSIRLSREDCGCDCQEFCDPETCSCSLVGIKCQMDHTSFPCGCTKDGCGNTEGRIEFNQARVQTHFIHTIMKLELEKNQQSSERNVEPESSFRDRLHQFGCSAGKNVFEERAVPLTPAFQFNMDLETVGENSCSSDMTDSSISSIQSEDSEEQYESVPSDKSQSDIDDDGLARILHFNDSDIEDNSNNCQDNLSCFHPADFFSANIEDQCGTTAEKLGTGNYSGHLSNISECLDENANQDAGCFLDDTADTHCDGLSCCMSSSAEQCSKSYTDLSLSSDSLDLFQSFSDYNLGPLYNSLKEYENLDNFSALQFQLPNFPGFPQAGDQSTCFLESLIGLSESVPETPVPFTDNQLLEDAIKSSLMETVKV
- the CSRNP1 gene encoding cysteine/serine-rich nuclear protein 1 isoform X2, with protein sequence MQRKEFYEKYRITMSGVLKRKYDELEDDATYCSSSSCSPFSSSSASSGWETDEENSQGDSKPSTALPSSFTPTSILKKTKRLKKNNVEFDQVTVFYFPRCQGFTSVPSRGGCTLGMMSKHSSSRQFTLADFSKEQENVRREKLKERLKEEKLEALKWKLTVNGTAESEEASQLTTEDISDDDVDVSSVELEDGFFLQPYPAKKRRALLKNMGVKKIDREEKRELHSIRLSREDCGCDCQEFCDPETCSCSLVGIKCQMDHTSFPCGCTKDGCGNTEGRIEFNQARVQTHFIHTIMKLELEKNQQSSERNVEPESSFRDRLHQFGCSAGKNVFEERAVPLTPAFQFNMDLETVGENSCSSDMTDSSISSIQSEDSEEQYESVPSDKSQSDIDDDGLARILHFNDSDIEDNSNNCQDNLSCFHPADFFSANIEDQCGTTAEKLGTGNYSGHLSNISECLDENANQDAGCFLDDTADTHCDGLSCCMSSSAEQCSKSYTDLSLSSDSLDLFQSFSDYNLGPLYNSLKEYENLDNFSALQFQLPNFPGFPQAGDQSTCFLESLIGLSESVPETPVPFTDNQLLEDAIKSSLMETVKV
- the CSRNP1 gene encoding cysteine/serine-rich nuclear protein 1 isoform X3, whose translation is MSGVLKRKYDELEDDATYCSSSSCSPFSSSSASSGWETDEENSQGDSKPSTALPSSFTPTSILKKTKRLKKNNVEFDQVTVFYFPRCQGFTSVPSRGGCTLGMMSKHSSSRQFTLADFSKEQENVRREKLKERLKEEKLEALKWKLTVNGTAESEEASQLTTEDISDDDVDVSSVELEDGFFLQPYPAKKRRALLKNMGVKKIDREEKRELHSIRLSREDCGCDCQEFCDPETCSCSLVGIKCQMDHTSFPCGCTKDGCGNTEGRIEFNQARVQTHFIHTIMKLELEKNQQSSERNVEPESSFRDRLHQFGCSAGKNVFEERAVPLTPAFQFNMDLETVGENSCSSDMTDSSISSIQSEDSEEQYESVPSDKSQSDIDDDGLARILHFNDSDIEDNSNNCQDNLSCFHPADFFSANIEDQCGTTAEKLGTGNYSGHLSNISECLDENANQDAGCFLDDTADTHCDGLSCCMSSSAEQCSKSYTDLSLSSDSLDLFQSFSDYNLGPLYNSLKEYENLDNFSALQFQLPNFPGFPQAGDQSTCFLESLIGLSESVPETPVPFTDNQLLEDAIKSSLMETVKV